One genomic window of Fibrobacterota bacterium includes the following:
- the hisB gene encoding imidazoleglycerol-phosphate dehydratase HisB: protein MARKADIKRKTKETDIKLSLDLDAAIDGPISTGSGFLDHMLDLLRKHSGIGLTVECKGDTDIDMHHSAEDIAICLGEALLKAVGDKKGIERYGFYYVTMDEALARCCLDLSGRIGFVYNAAIPSARIGNLDTELVQHFFRSVGENAKMNLHIDLLRGSNAHHCVEGMFKAFARALAMAISPSLRVKDVPSTKGTLGG from the coding sequence GTGGCGCGCAAAGCAGACATCAAACGCAAAACCAAAGAGACGGACATCAAGCTGTCCCTGGATCTGGATGCCGCCATCGACGGGCCCATCTCCACCGGCTCGGGCTTCCTGGACCATATGCTGGATTTGCTGCGCAAACACTCGGGCATCGGGTTGACCGTGGAATGCAAAGGCGACACCGACATCGACATGCACCATTCCGCCGAGGACATCGCCATCTGCCTGGGCGAGGCGCTGCTGAAGGCGGTGGGGGATAAGAAGGGCATCGAGCGTTACGGCTTCTATTACGTGACCATGGACGAGGCCTTGGCCCGTTGCTGCCTCGATTTGTCGGGCCGCATCGGCTTCGTCTACAACGCGGCCATCCCTTCGGCCCGCATCGGCAACCTGGACACCGAGCTGGTCCAGCATTTCTTCCGCAGCGTGGGCGAGAACGCCAAGATGAACCTGCACATCGATTTGCTGCGCGGTTCGAACGCGCACCATTGCGTGGAAGGGATGTTCAAAGCCTTCGCGCGGGCGCTGGCGATGGCGATTTCGCCGTCGCTCAGGGTGAAGGACGTGCCTTCGACGAAGGGGACGTTGGGCGGTTAA
- a CDS encoding helix-turn-helix domain-containing protein produces the protein MSEESNANGTQDGENVGAILRKARIESDMDVNKICADLRISPQALEALEQGNYHFLPGDPYIRALLGSLGRYLGLDALALVQKYNREIGAVHAAPSIAPYKDRTSTHVSSHKQIFIVIFAVLIVVLIVIINQLKKSEPSATGMGPAPGAVAGASDSLTPQQDSLISKSLAPDSGASRSSPDSGETRGQPATPASKANREAAAKAIAHADSAASKPASGAGPHAATPATPATPAGKAPVAPPAGTAPAPAPSAATVPAAAPGSSATPGSTAAPAGTAAASAAASMAGLNSAIIKPLIDSVGVRVVRSGKEDFSTLLRLGKQMQVSHTDTIVVMVSKRKSVEVTIGDKTVTPERKRFKIYGTTLKTF, from the coding sequence ATGAGCGAGGAAAGCAACGCCAACGGCACCCAGGACGGCGAGAACGTCGGCGCGATCTTGCGCAAGGCGCGCATCGAGTCGGACATGGACGTGAACAAGATCTGCGCGGACTTGCGCATATCCCCGCAGGCCCTGGAAGCCCTGGAGCAAGGCAATTACCACTTCCTGCCGGGCGATCCGTACATCCGCGCCCTGCTGGGGTCCCTGGGACGTTACCTGGGCCTGGACGCCCTGGCCCTGGTGCAGAAGTACAACCGCGAGATCGGCGCGGTGCACGCCGCCCCGTCCATCGCGCCTTACAAGGACCGGACCTCCACCCACGTTTCCTCGCATAAGCAGATCTTCATCGTCATCTTCGCCGTGCTGATCGTCGTGCTGATCGTGATCATCAACCAGCTGAAGAAAAGCGAACCTTCCGCCACGGGCATGGGTCCCGCGCCGGGAGCGGTCGCCGGCGCATCGGATAGCTTGACCCCCCAGCAGGATAGCCTGATCAGCAAGTCGCTGGCGCCGGATTCGGGCGCTTCCCGAAGCTCGCCGGATTCCGGCGAAACGCGCGGGCAACCCGCGACTCCGGCCTCCAAGGCCAACCGCGAGGCGGCCGCGAAAGCGATCGCCCATGCCGACAGCGCCGCTTCCAAGCCGGCCTCCGGCGCAGGCCCGCATGCGGCGACGCCCGCCACGCCTGCCACGCCCGCCGGCAAGGCGCCTGTAGCCCCGCCCGCCGGCACGGCGCCCGCTCCGGCGCCATCGGCCGCGACCGTCCCCGCCGCGGCTCCGGGATCGTCCGCTACCCCCGGTTCGACGGCCGCGCCTGCAGGAACGGCCGCCGCCTCTGCCGCCGCTTCCATGGCCGGGCTGAATTCCGCCATCATCAAGCCGCTGATCGACAGCGTAGGCGTGCGGGTCGTCCGCTCCGGCAAGGAAGATTTCAGCACCCTGCTCCGTCTGGGCAAGCAAATGCAGGTGAGCCATACCGATACCATCGTGGTCATGGTCTCCAAGCGCAAATCCGTCGAAGTCACCATCGGCGACAAAACGGTGACCCCGGAACGGAAAAGGTTTAAGATATACGGGACCACCCTGAAGACGTTCTGA